The Candidatus Deferrimicrobium sp. genome has a segment encoding these proteins:
- a CDS encoding S-adenosylmethionine synthetase N-terminal domain-containing protein: protein MGMSEFLFTSESVTGGHPDKVADQISDAVLDEILRQDPRGRVACETMVTTGLVMVAGEITTKAIIDFPDGVRTAVADIGYTGTSKGFDAHNCAVVTAIDRQSVDIAQGVDRGDEVREDEADGDV, encoded by the coding sequence TTGGGTATGAGCGAATTCCTTTTCACGTCCGAATCGGTGACGGGCGGCCACCCCGACAAGGTGGCGGACCAGATTTCCGACGCGGTTCTGGACGAGATCCTCCGCCAGGATCCCCGCGGGCGGGTGGCCTGCGAGACGATGGTGACCACCGGGCTGGTCATGGTGGCGGGGGAGATCACCACGAAGGCGATCATCGATTTCCCGGACGGGGTCCGCACGGCCGTCGCCGATATCGGCTACACCGGGACCTCGAAGGGGTTCGACGCCCACAACTGCGCCGTGGTCACGGCGATCGACCGTCAGTCCGTCGACATCGCGCAGGGGGTCGACCGGGGCGACGAGGTCCGCGAGGACGAGGCCGACGGCGACGTTC